A DNA window from Flavisolibacter ginsenosidimutans contains the following coding sequences:
- a CDS encoding glycosyltransferase — translation MNATLSTVIITPLYKDWESFQILLQNLEKELSGQWASTGLVVVDDFSLEPVPDFLKESNAQVEVLELIRNMGHQKAIAIGLAHAVASYPDAQNFVVMDSDGEDQPKDVARLLGEMHRKKKGFCFARRMKRTEGPVFRILYKLYKQLFGFLTGQRISFGNFCCMDAVTAQRLVHVSEIWLHFSSAVIKSKIPYTTLPTHRGSRYRGKSKMNYTSLINHGLSAIAVYSEFVAVRITLLSVIMSAIAGIGILSIVAIKQFTQLAIPGWTSFVVLGLANLIAQFFSLGLLLSFVILSAKTIRNIDPSQAYKNYIFTRRQLARNER, via the coding sequence GTGAATGCCACTCTCTCAACTGTTATCATTACGCCACTTTACAAAGACTGGGAAAGTTTCCAAATCCTGTTGCAGAATCTCGAAAAAGAATTATCCGGCCAATGGGCATCAACCGGCTTGGTGGTGGTGGATGATTTTTCGTTAGAGCCTGTGCCGGATTTCTTGAAAGAGAGCAACGCTCAGGTTGAGGTGCTGGAACTGATACGCAACATGGGGCATCAAAAAGCCATTGCCATTGGACTGGCTCACGCGGTGGCTTCCTATCCGGATGCGCAAAATTTTGTGGTGATGGATTCAGACGGAGAAGACCAACCGAAGGACGTTGCAAGGTTGCTTGGCGAGATGCACCGGAAAAAGAAAGGCTTTTGTTTTGCCCGCCGCATGAAGCGTACCGAAGGCCCGGTGTTCCGGATCTTGTACAAATTATACAAGCAATTGTTCGGCTTTCTGACGGGCCAGCGTATTAGCTTCGGAAATTTTTGCTGCATGGATGCGGTAACGGCGCAACGGCTGGTGCACGTGTCGGAGATTTGGCTGCATTTTTCCAGCGCCGTCATCAAATCAAAAATTCCGTACACCACTTTGCCCACTCACCGCGGAAGCCGTTACCGCGGCAAAAGCAAAATGAATTACACCTCCCTTATCAATCACGGCTTGAGCGCCATTGCCGTGTACAGCGAGTTTGTGGCAGTGCGCATTACCCTGCTGTCGGTTATCATGTCTGCCATAGCGGGCATTGGCATTTTATCCATTGTTGCCATCAAACAGTTCACGCAATTGGCCATCCCGGGCTGGACTTCTTTCGTGGTCCTGGGGCTCGCCAATCTTATCGCACAATTTTTTTCGTTGGGCCTCCTGCTTTCCTTTGTAATTCTTTCCGCCAAAACCATTCGAAACATAGATCCTTCCCAAGCGTACAAAAATTACATTTTCACGCGTCGTCAACTTGCCCGAAATGAACGCTGA
- a CDS encoding metallophosphoesterase family protein — MKKLLLSIVSCVALLSCKKNETQIVLPATEKNVFNMKDNQIKIAVVSDIHYTAPALFSNNGQAGQAFQDYLAQDPKLLAYSDPIWRRVLADLRADKPDILLVPGDLTKDGERISHEAMAGFFQSLQSDGVKVYVVPGNHDVSNPEARRYNGDNALPTPNVSPADFSNLYAPFGYAAAISRDPNSLSYVAQPYPGLWIMGIDACRYEDNTDKSTTPGRIKSQTLSWMLERLAEAKAQNITVFGMMHHNLLEHYTNQSILDPGYVIDNWQSISEKLMDAGLRIIFTGHYHATDITRVEKEKNELFDIETGSLVTAPIPYRRIVMKNKDLDITTTQVTSINASFPDGMSFTQYANSFLSAHLDVYFNYLLTTPAFGAPPTLAAFAAPIFRQGIMAHLAGDEKINPQQKNEVAQLAGYSPELAQIVGFLWNDLPVKDNKENVKYRD; from the coding sequence ATGAAAAAGCTTCTTCTTTCCATCGTAAGCTGCGTTGCGTTGCTTTCTTGTAAAAAAAACGAAACGCAAATTGTTCTCCCCGCTACTGAAAAAAACGTCTTCAACATGAAGGACAACCAAATTAAAATCGCCGTCGTTTCCGACATCCATTACACCGCGCCGGCCTTGTTTAGCAACAACGGCCAGGCGGGTCAGGCTTTCCAGGATTATTTGGCGCAAGACCCGAAACTACTTGCTTACAGTGACCCAATCTGGCGACGGGTGCTGGCTGATTTGCGGGCCGATAAACCCGACATTCTGCTGGTGCCCGGCGACCTGACCAAAGACGGGGAACGCATTAGTCACGAAGCAATGGCCGGTTTTTTTCAAAGCCTGCAAAGCGACGGCGTAAAAGTTTACGTGGTGCCGGGCAATCATGACGTATCCAATCCTGAAGCAAGACGCTACAACGGCGACAACGCTCTTCCAACGCCCAACGTTTCACCGGCAGACTTCAGCAACCTTTACGCACCCTTTGGCTATGCGGCTGCCATCAGCCGCGACCCTAATTCGTTGAGTTATGTGGCACAACCTTATCCCGGCCTTTGGATCATGGGAATTGATGCTTGTCGCTACGAAGACAACACAGATAAATCAACAACGCCGGGACGCATAAAATCACAAACGTTAAGCTGGATGCTGGAAAGATTGGCCGAAGCGAAAGCACAAAACATAACAGTCTTCGGCATGATGCACCACAATCTCCTTGAGCATTACACCAATCAATCAATACTTGATCCCGGCTACGTCATTGATAATTGGCAATCAATTTCTGAAAAGTTGATGGACGCTGGCCTCCGCATCATCTTTACCGGCCATTACCATGCTACCGATATTACCCGTGTCGAAAAAGAAAAGAACGAATTGTTTGACATTGAAACGGGTTCGTTGGTAACGGCGCCCATTCCCTATCGCCGGATTGTGATGAAGAACAAAGACCTTGACATCACCACAACACAGGTTACGTCCATCAACGCAAGTTTTCCCGACGGCATGAGCTTTACGCAATACGCCAATTCATTTTTGAGTGCACACCTCGATGTGTATTTCAATTATCTGCTAACCACACCGGCATTTGGTGCGCCGCCAACCCTTGCAGCCTTTGCAGCGCCCATCTTCAGGCAAGGCATTATGGCGCATTTGGCCGGCGATGAAAAAATTAATCCGCAGCAAAAAAACGAAGTCGCGCAGTTGGCAGGTTACTCGCCCGAGCTTGCACAAATCGTAGGCTTTCTTTGGAATGATTTGCCCGTAAAAGACAACAAAGAAAATGTGAAGTACCGCGACTAA
- a CDS encoding outer membrane beta-barrel protein has protein sequence MENRNCLLGFCLLFLTAQAAAQFRIGVQAGASVPGGSRYSTQMPYYFGGTMRVETTGSGGLVFGLFTLPRLNNRIYLRPSADLAFRGFKKTQIPPQAPSYSYTDGHSYLDLAFPVVYNFSNKPGGFYGGGGPGLSFLLSNQYGSTQVRSTTVGLNGLLSYVFPLDFSLNASYHLGLTNALLNSTDGSFKNSFFNITIGYLF, from the coding sequence ATGGAAAATAGAAACTGTTTGTTGGGGTTCTGTCTTCTTTTTTTGACTGCACAAGCGGCAGCGCAATTTCGCATAGGCGTGCAGGCCGGTGCAAGCGTGCCGGGCGGTTCGCGTTACAGCACACAAATGCCTTATTACTTCGGCGGCACCATGCGGGTGGAAACAACCGGAAGCGGCGGCTTGGTGTTTGGCTTGTTTACATTGCCAAGACTAAACAACCGGATTTATTTGCGTCCTTCGGCAGACCTGGCGTTTCGCGGTTTCAAAAAAACACAAATACCTCCGCAAGCACCTTCGTATAGCTATACCGATGGCCACAGTTACCTTGATCTTGCGTTTCCCGTAGTCTACAACTTCAGCAACAAGCCGGGTGGCTTTTACGGCGGCGGCGGGCCGGGCCTCAGTTTTTTGTTAAGCAATCAATACGGTTCTACGCAAGTAAGGTCAACAACGGTTGGACTAAACGGCTTACTGAGTTATGTATTCCCGTTGGATTTTTCACTCAACGCAAGCTATCATCTTGGCTTGACCAATGCCCTTCTAAATTCCACCGATGGCTCTTTTAAAAATAGCTTTTTCAACATCACCATTGGGTACCTTTTTTAA
- the lysS gene encoding lysine--tRNA ligase, producing MQTQNLSEQEIIRREKLAQLQALGIDPYPAPLYPVSHYSTEIKNTFSDEHKDAFDDVCLAGRIMSVRDMGKASFAELQDSHGRIQIYVRKDDLTVDGDSKIYDQVWKKLTDLGDFVGVKGFVFRTKMGEVSVHVKELTFLAKSLRPLPIVKEADGQAFDAVTDPEFKYRQRYADLVINPSVKETFVKRTKLHNSIREFLNEHGALEVDTPVLQSIPGGAAARPFITHHNALDVPFYLRIANELYLKRLIVGGFDWVYEFSRNFRNEGMDRTHNPEFTILEFYTAYKDYLWMMNVTEKLLEKAAIDVTGSTEVLVGDKTISFEAPFKRISIYDAIKEHTGFDVSELDEAGLRDVCRQLAIVVDPNIGKGKLIDEIFGGKCEHHYIQPTFIIDYPVEMSPLTKKHRSKPGLVERFELMINGKEVANAYSELNDPVDQRERFEEQVKLMERGDLEAMYIDHDFLRALEYGMPPTSGIGIGIDRLCMLLTNQPSIQDVLFFPQMRPEKFGGESEDTVKIKE from the coding sequence ATGCAAACACAAAACTTATCAGAGCAGGAGATCATTCGTAGAGAAAAATTAGCGCAGTTGCAAGCACTCGGCATTGATCCTTATCCTGCGCCGCTGTATCCCGTTTCGCACTACTCAACCGAAATAAAAAATACATTTAGCGACGAACACAAAGATGCTTTCGATGACGTTTGCCTCGCGGGCCGCATCATGTCTGTTCGCGACATGGGCAAGGCTTCCTTTGCCGAGTTGCAGGATTCGCACGGCCGCATACAGATATATGTGCGCAAAGACGACCTCACAGTGGATGGCGATTCAAAAATCTATGACCAGGTTTGGAAGAAGCTAACTGACCTCGGCGATTTTGTCGGCGTGAAAGGTTTTGTGTTTCGCACAAAGATGGGCGAAGTATCGGTGCACGTAAAAGAACTGACCTTTCTTGCCAAATCGCTTCGTCCGTTACCCATTGTAAAAGAAGCCGACGGCCAGGCTTTCGACGCCGTGACCGATCCCGAATTCAAATACCGCCAGCGTTATGCAGATCTTGTTATCAATCCATCGGTGAAAGAAACTTTTGTAAAGCGCACCAAACTTCACAATTCCATTCGCGAATTTTTGAACGAGCACGGTGCGCTGGAAGTGGACACGCCGGTGCTGCAAAGCATTCCGGGCGGTGCGGCGGCAAGGCCGTTCATCACGCATCACAACGCACTGGACGTTCCGTTTTATTTGCGCATTGCCAACGAACTTTATTTAAAGCGGTTGATCGTTGGCGGCTTTGATTGGGTGTACGAGTTCAGCCGCAATTTTCGCAACGAAGGCATGGACCGTACGCACAATCCCGAGTTTACCATTCTTGAATTTTATACCGCTTACAAAGATTATTTGTGGATGATGAACGTAACGGAAAAGCTGTTGGAAAAAGCGGCCATTGACGTTACCGGTTCAACCGAAGTATTGGTGGGCGACAAGACCATTTCGTTTGAAGCACCGTTCAAACGAATTTCTATCTACGACGCCATCAAAGAACACACGGGTTTTGACGTAAGCGAACTGGATGAAGCCGGCTTGCGCGATGTGTGCCGCCAGCTTGCTATCGTCGTTGATCCGAACATTGGCAAGGGCAAGCTCATTGACGAAATCTTTGGCGGGAAATGCGAGCACCATTACATACAGCCAACCTTCATCATTGACTATCCCGTTGAAATGAGTCCGCTGACAAAAAAGCACCGCAGCAAACCGGGACTGGTAGAGCGTTTTGAGTTAATGATTAACGGAAAAGAAGTGGCGAATGCCTACAGCGAATTAAACGATCCCGTTGACCAGCGCGAACGTTTTGAAGAACAGGTAAAGTTGATGGAACGCGGCGACCTGGAAGCCATGTACATTGACCACGATTTTCTTCGCGCCTTGGAATACGGTATGCCGCCCACTTCGGGCATCGGCATCGGCATTGACCGCCTGTGCATGTTGCTGACGAACCAGCCTTCGATACAGGACGTACTGTTCTTCCCGCAAATGCGGCCCGAGAAATTCGGCGGCGAAAGCGAAGACACGGTAAAGATCAAGGAATGA
- a CDS encoding helix-turn-helix domain-containing protein: protein MRQQTTQDFLFQRIRETLPQDRALVNEIAETLHLSEDSAYRRIRGETPLILEEVASLCRRFNLSLDGLLDVDENCVVFRNMEPGKGNFDFKAYLSAIAQQIKALAACNQKSIVYESNDVPIFHQFSSKALLAFRHFFWMRTVFRHPDFQHQYSAARLTPGVEEMAAEILSVYSQIPSVEIWNTECVNSTLVQLNHYYETGVITREDATSVYIGLREALEHLEQQAACGCKFMPGQSPRNRKENFRLFYNRVGLGDNLILTLHDDRKTVYVNYDALNYMVTSNDKFCNKIYEQMQNTMRRSTLISGVAEKQRNMFFNNLYAKLKARQEAI from the coding sequence ATGAGGCAACAAACAACACAGGATTTTCTTTTCCAACGCATTCGGGAAACCCTTCCGCAGGACAGGGCATTGGTGAATGAAATAGCGGAAACTTTGCACCTCAGCGAAGACAGCGCTTACCGCCGCATACGGGGCGAAACTCCGTTGATTTTAGAAGAAGTGGCTTCGCTCTGCCGCCGCTTTAATCTTTCGCTCGACGGCCTGCTTGATGTTGATGAAAATTGCGTCGTGTTTCGGAACATGGAACCGGGCAAGGGTAACTTCGATTTTAAAGCATACCTCTCGGCCATTGCGCAACAAATCAAGGCACTGGCCGCCTGCAATCAAAAGAGCATCGTTTACGAGAGCAACGACGTTCCTATTTTTCACCAGTTCTCTTCCAAAGCTTTGCTGGCCTTCCGGCACTTCTTCTGGATGCGAACCGTTTTCCGGCATCCTGATTTCCAACACCAATATTCGGCTGCGCGACTAACGCCCGGCGTAGAAGAAATGGCGGCAGAAATTCTTTCGGTGTATAGCCAAATTCCTTCGGTTGAAATCTGGAACACCGAATGCGTAAACAGTACTTTGGTACAGCTCAACCATTATTACGAAACGGGTGTGATAACAAGAGAAGACGCAACTTCCGTGTATATAGGATTGCGCGAAGCGTTAGAGCATCTGGAGCAGCAGGCGGCTTGTGGCTGCAAGTTCATGCCCGGTCAATCGCCGCGCAACCGAAAGGAAAACTTTCGGCTGTTCTATAACCGCGTTGGCTTGGGCGATAACTTGATTTTGACTTTGCACGACGATAGAAAAACGGTGTACGTGAATTACGATGCCTTGAATTACATGGTGACCAGCAACGATAAGTTTTGCAACAAAATTTACGAGCAAATGCAAAACACCATGCGCCGCAGTACACTTATTAGCGGCGTAGCCGAGAAACAGCGAAACATGTTCTTCAACAACCTGTATGCAAAATTGAAGGCGCGCCAAGAAGCCATTTAA
- a CDS encoding parallel beta-helix domain-containing protein gives MKQQSNDKVPRRRFSNKKLSLATTALTVLFIFSGCKKELMPSPETQSTAAMNQAQNAAKKTPVIVVHQGTSIQAAVNAASPGTVIEIEAGAYKEAIVVNKPNITIVGSQNKNRPVIIQNSGDEDDGITVEDAGDGFVLKDVTVRDFKENGVVLRHVNGFLLSGVTTLNNGEYGLFPVFSTNGVIENCEASGHSDTGIYVGQSSNVSISKNEAHDNVNGIEIENCTNVTAEKNHSYHNVVGIMSVLLPGLVEKHSTNIVISKNEVEDNNHINFAHEGELEAAVPSGSGILIVGSDNTLVLDNKVSGHQFVGIAVVSTLILGSLLNPPLPPEYFADIEPNPDGVSVVGNHLENNGYNPPQGLPLPGVDLLWDGSGNNNCWSKNHYTTSFPSSLPACQ, from the coding sequence ATGAAACAGCAAAGCAATGACAAGGTTCCCCGCAGGCGGTTCAGCAACAAAAAACTTTCGTTGGCGACAACTGCCCTAACCGTGCTTTTTATTTTCAGCGGTTGCAAAAAAGAATTAATGCCAAGTCCCGAAACGCAGTCAACTGCCGCGATGAACCAGGCACAAAACGCGGCCAAAAAAACACCGGTGATTGTTGTTCACCAAGGCACTTCCATACAAGCCGCGGTAAACGCTGCATCGCCGGGAACGGTGATTGAAATAGAGGCAGGCGCATACAAAGAAGCTATTGTGGTGAACAAACCAAACATCACCATCGTTGGCAGTCAAAACAAAAACCGCCCGGTGATTATTCAAAATTCCGGCGACGAGGATGATGGCATTACCGTAGAAGATGCCGGTGATGGCTTTGTTCTCAAAGACGTAACGGTACGTGACTTTAAAGAGAACGGCGTTGTGCTGCGGCACGTAAACGGCTTTTTGCTTTCGGGTGTTACAACCCTCAACAACGGCGAGTACGGATTATTCCCGGTGTTCTCAACCAACGGCGTGATTGAAAACTGCGAAGCATCGGGCCATTCCGATACGGGCATTTACGTGGGACAGTCTTCAAACGTTAGCATCAGCAAAAACGAGGCACACGATAACGTAAACGGAATTGAAATTGAAAATTGCACGAACGTAACCGCGGAAAAAAATCACAGCTATCACAACGTGGTCGGCATCATGTCCGTGTTGTTGCCCGGTCTTGTTGAAAAGCATTCGACAAACATTGTCATTTCAAAAAACGAAGTAGAAGACAACAACCACATCAACTTTGCGCACGAAGGCGAGTTAGAAGCCGCCGTTCCCAGCGGCTCCGGAATTTTAATTGTAGGCAGCGACAATACACTTGTGCTGGACAATAAAGTATCGGGCCACCAGTTTGTGGGAATTGCCGTAGTGAGCACATTAATCCTGGGCAGCCTGCTTAACCCGCCGCTACCTCCTGAGTATTTTGCCGATATCGAACCCAATCCCGATGGCGTAAGCGTAGTTGGCAATCATTTAGAAAACAACGGCTATAATCCGCCGCAAGGCTTGCCACTGCCGGGTGTGGATTTGCTTTGGGACGGTTCGGGCAATAACAACTGCTGGAGTAAAAATCATTACACCACATCCTTCCCTTCAAGCTTGCCGGCTTGCCAATAA
- a CDS encoding radical SAM protein, whose translation METTLRYKRINLQPAASDFINDCSAKTGRVSFLKRTFLWWAVKLRIFYFACCVLKKPSLILRTFNDMLRLRNNVWGGDLKKMYKVDGKYYFNLYTPGWPSKAYDDLIKTELRRHASPLTTKETLSFIHLAITRKCPLRCEHCFEWDNLNQKESFTKEDLFRVIDLYKNEGVLQIHFSGGEPMVRLKDLVELVRYASPHVACWVLTSGFNFTPHNARLLREAGCKGVVVSLDHYLPYLHNAFRGKENAFNNALTAVAAAKNVGLVTALSVCATKTFLHENCLLPYMDFAKSLGVQFVQVLEPRNIGHYADKDVLLDEAHIALLEETFTLVNHAAKYRHHPTMLYHGYHQRRVGCFSGSRSVYIDSAGDVHACPFCHTKSYNILSIVRANEKALPQKENSCPRFGKIA comes from the coding sequence ATGGAAACAACGCTTCGCTACAAACGCATTAACCTACAACCGGCAGCTTCGGATTTTATAAACGATTGCAGTGCTAAAACGGGCCGTGTGTCGTTCCTGAAAAGAACTTTTTTGTGGTGGGCCGTCAAGCTGCGCATTTTTTATTTCGCCTGCTGCGTTTTAAAAAAACCTTCGCTCATTCTTCGCACGTTTAACGACATGCTTCGCCTGCGCAACAACGTATGGGGCGGCGATTTGAAAAAAATGTACAAGGTTGACGGCAAATATTATTTCAACCTGTACACACCCGGCTGGCCTTCGAAAGCTTACGACGATTTGATCAAAACAGAATTGCGCCGTCACGCATCTCCATTGACCACAAAAGAAACGTTGTCCTTCATTCATCTTGCCATTACCCGCAAATGTCCCTTGCGTTGCGAACATTGCTTTGAATGGGACAATCTGAATCAAAAAGAATCCTTCACCAAAGAAGATTTGTTCAGGGTCATTGACCTCTACAAAAACGAAGGCGTGCTGCAAATTCATTTTAGCGGCGGCGAACCAATGGTGCGTTTAAAAGATTTGGTTGAACTCGTCCGCTATGCCAGTCCGCACGTAGCCTGTTGGGTACTTACATCGGGCTTCAATTTTACACCGCACAACGCAAGGCTGTTGAGAGAGGCCGGATGCAAAGGCGTGGTTGTAAGCCTTGATCATTACCTGCCGTATTTGCACAACGCTTTTCGTGGAAAAGAAAACGCCTTTAACAATGCCCTGACCGCCGTTGCTGCCGCAAAAAACGTTGGACTGGTAACCGCTTTGAGCGTGTGTGCCACCAAAACCTTTCTCCACGAAAATTGCCTGTTGCCTTACATGGATTTTGCGAAAAGCCTCGGCGTTCAATTTGTGCAGGTACTTGAGCCGCGCAACATTGGTCACTATGCCGATAAAGATGTGTTGCTTGACGAAGCGCACATTGCCTTGCTTGAAGAAACCTTCACGTTGGTGAATCACGCCGCAAAGTATCGTCATCATCCAACCATGCTTTACCACGGTTATCACCAGCGCAGAGTGGGTTGCTTTTCGGGCAGCCGCAGCGTGTACATTGATTCGGCCGGCGACGTGCACGCCTGCCCGTTTTGCCACACCAAGTCCTACAACATTCTTTCCATCGTTCGCGCCAACGAAAAAGCTTTGCCGCAAAAAGAAAACAGTTGTCCGCGGTTTGGAAAGATTGCCTGA
- a CDS encoding class I SAM-dependent methyltransferase — MNADYIGSELELFQYAVNWKKYFSSFFRPYVRGRVAEVGAGMGANVLFLLNASVAEYLCVEPDAKLATAIGKKIAAGELPTLCSVKQGFLEETANAFDTVVYIDVLEHIEDDRGEIGKAAACLKPGGYLCVLVPANPGDYTDFDKAIGHFRRYTKKTLVSAVAPSLQIEWCHYLDFFGSVASKTNKLFLKQSYPTKKQVLFWDRFLVPVSKLLDKPTGYRHGKSLLLVARKRD, encoded by the coding sequence ATGAACGCTGATTACATTGGCAGCGAACTGGAACTGTTTCAGTATGCGGTTAACTGGAAAAAGTATTTCAGTTCGTTTTTTCGGCCTTACGTGCGGGGCCGCGTGGCCGAAGTAGGCGCCGGCATGGGCGCCAACGTTCTTTTTTTACTGAATGCCTCCGTGGCCGAGTACCTGTGTGTTGAGCCGGATGCTAAGCTGGCCACTGCCATCGGCAAAAAAATTGCGGCGGGTGAATTGCCCACTCTTTGTTCGGTCAAACAAGGTTTTTTAGAAGAAACCGCAAATGCGTTTGACACTGTTGTTTACATTGACGTATTGGAGCATATTGAAGACGACCGCGGCGAAATAGGCAAAGCCGCCGCATGCCTGAAGCCAGGGGGATATTTATGCGTTCTGGTACCGGCCAACCCCGGCGATTACACGGATTTTGACAAAGCCATCGGCCACTTCAGGCGGTACACAAAAAAAACGCTGGTGAGTGCCGTAGCGCCTTCGCTTCAAATTGAATGGTGTCACTACCTGGACTTTTTTGGTTCTGTGGCATCAAAAACAAACAAGCTGTTTTTAAAACAATCTTACCCCACAAAAAAACAGGTTTTGTTCTGGGACCGCTTTCTTGTTCCCGTCTCAAAATTGCTGGACAAGCCCACCGGCTACCGCCACGGAAAATCATTGCTGTTGGTAGCCCGCAAACGGGACTAA
- a CDS encoding right-handed parallel beta-helix repeat-containing protein — MKQEKCSKAPHNTQADVSKSIIFLLAASLLFVTGCKKELTSNNAESDKAESLAMQANNAKAPAIVVQPGTSIQAAINAVPNGSVIKILQGTYSESIVVNKPGITLTGEGNVVIQNPGDVSIGIQVVKGADGFALSNVTVQGFKDRAVEIKEINGLLLSHVTAIGNNKEEFGLFVQYCTNGTIEHCEATGHTDTGIFVGESTGVSLAQNESFANTIGIETENASRITIDKNHMHDNSAGILCLLVPGKSTSESSNITITKNQIRDNNHANLQTDPSELEFILPTGIGILILGVDNMLVEDNHVTGNQYTGIGVVTTAILGPTPGIDPVSDNVKVVSNQVKNNGFNPQSLYFPTYFASDLLWLGPDFGATGTGNCWSKNLYDTSFPATLPSCQ; from the coding sequence ATGAAACAGGAAAAATGTTCTAAAGCGCCTCACAACACACAGGCTGATGTAAGCAAAAGCATCATCTTTCTTTTAGCGGCATCCCTTTTATTTGTAACGGGATGTAAAAAAGAATTGACTTCCAACAATGCTGAGAGTGACAAAGCCGAATCACTTGCGATGCAAGCCAACAATGCCAAAGCACCGGCCATAGTAGTACAGCCTGGCACTTCAATACAGGCGGCCATCAACGCCGTGCCCAACGGGTCTGTGATAAAAATTTTGCAGGGAACTTATTCGGAAAGTATTGTAGTCAACAAGCCCGGAATTACGTTAACGGGAGAAGGCAACGTTGTCATTCAAAATCCAGGCGATGTAAGTATCGGCATTCAAGTAGTTAAAGGCGCCGATGGATTTGCGTTAAGCAACGTTACCGTACAGGGTTTTAAGGACAGGGCTGTGGAAATAAAAGAAATAAACGGACTGTTGTTGTCGCACGTAACGGCCATTGGCAACAACAAGGAAGAATTTGGCTTGTTCGTACAGTATTGCACCAACGGCACAATTGAACACTGCGAGGCTACCGGTCATACCGATACGGGAATTTTCGTTGGTGAATCAACCGGCGTTTCTCTTGCGCAAAACGAATCGTTTGCCAACACAATCGGTATTGAAACCGAAAACGCTTCCCGTATAACAATTGACAAAAACCATATGCACGACAACTCCGCAGGCATTTTGTGTTTGCTGGTGCCCGGAAAATCAACATCGGAATCATCCAACATTACAATCACAAAAAACCAGATTCGGGATAACAATCACGCAAATCTTCAAACCGATCCATCGGAACTGGAGTTCATTTTACCGACGGGCATCGGCATTTTAATTTTAGGAGTGGATAACATGCTGGTGGAGGATAATCACGTAACCGGCAACCAGTATACGGGTATCGGAGTGGTGACCACGGCCATTCTTGGTCCAACACCCGGCATCGACCCCGTTTCCGATAATGTAAAAGTTGTTAGCAACCAGGTTAAAAACAACGGCTTTAACCCGCAATCGCTGTACTTCCCGACCTACTTTGCTTCTGACCTGCTTTGGCTTGGACCTGATTTTGGCGCGACCGGCACCGGCAATTGCTGGAGCAAAAATTTGTACGACACCTCTTTTCCAGCGACCTTACCAAGCTGCCAGTAA